The Streptomyces sp. Alt3 genome has a segment encoding these proteins:
- a CDS encoding YbaB/EbfC family nucleoid-associated protein codes for MTEPLEKRLEKAMAELQSAQEAVARTERELRTASFAALSSDRAVRATAGPQGELTGIDFLENKYRDMSPQELAASVLEAANAARLKMNRHVMKAMAPFTEPSSNVPELKGFEMDWERIFGPEVLREDDGDTARDAQATPAWRDAIGEEGED; via the coding sequence ATGACGGAACCGCTGGAGAAGCGCCTCGAGAAGGCCATGGCCGAACTGCAGTCGGCCCAGGAGGCTGTCGCACGCACCGAACGCGAGTTGCGGACGGCTTCGTTCGCGGCACTCTCCTCCGACCGTGCGGTCCGAGCCACGGCGGGACCGCAGGGTGAGCTGACCGGGATCGACTTCCTGGAGAACAAGTACCGGGACATGTCGCCGCAGGAGTTGGCCGCCAGTGTTCTGGAGGCGGCGAACGCGGCACGCCTCAAGATGAACCGCCATGTGATGAAGGCGATGGCGCCCTTCACCGAGCCCAGCAGCAACGTGCCGGAGCTCAAGGGCTTCGAGATGGACTGGGAGCGTATCTTCGGCCCCGAGGTGCTGCGCGAGGACGACGGGGACACGGCGCGTGATGCCCAGGCGACGCCCGCCTGGCGGGACGCGATAGGCGAAGAGGGAGAGGACTGA
- a CDS encoding AAWKG family protein (Members of this family are unrelated to eukaryotic Tcp10, although some members contain a repetitive region similar to a C-terminal repeat region of Tcp10.) — MPDRYDSTSVGNVDKYEDVGGASSDTWAGLVTHITGYPVPDRATIFDKLRSDHGGKLFRMDIKERSLGLLVKDSGFLQNKGEDYDIWFFDSGKKRSIMQARIVFEGRVKAGEEVIFAGTDSDDVNNVQVREGNEFTDYNKDKMSTIPLAQYMNGPRAALLELLTGDTKNARFSNLGVADEAVVDLNSFNRTGESFDFAAKFFKDQAPLLKDWEDRFGRDDASWKGEAADVFRSLLKKVRENYDSYVETFNSSPGTGDEAGTGNTLYSRALSLGRSYLVDAANTLLAAWLKWAKSPYYDPHRVLRYVLDDLAQWVDAENVAKTEIKSYTSRYSTTVSHSPKEGFSQVHPDYGDLTDIANWAKVGDKAVEIWNKGVDDLLITPARQVQSTLNNHFLDLGKDFAESVPKPKSTSTASEEYEKKKLEEEKEEIKKENEENKKYQDELREEQRRQREEDKKYQDELREEQRLQREEDKKLQDELRNEQNQQRDEDKKYQDELREEQKREQEEAKKLQDELRNEQNQQRDEDKKYQDELREEQKREQEEAKREAEEQQKIVEESLGGLNDPNAVNTQNLDDLFNVPVTESNGDLGNLNNPGGPDDLNNTITEELGNLGDVNNPGGDNQTPLGVTPPVSQNLGSLGNLNGGPGGTKNATDAANEAISQNLGSLGELNSGAGGSLDTPTGGSTQLGESGLTTDFPDGSSSTFDPDSGVLTTTHPDGSVTTQDLGSGARVTNPDGSVTSLGDDGKLTTTFPDGTKQVVDPTTGQAVSTAPDGTVTTENLGSLGNLNGGNGGLGDLGDINSSLPTDSIGDLGSLGDLNSGAGGSLDTPTGGSVELGESGLTTDFPDGSSSTFDPDSGELTTTHPDGSVTTQDLGDLGQVTNPDGSVTSLGDDGKLTTTFPDGTKQVVDPTTGQAVSTAPDGTVTTENLGSLGDLNSGNGSLGDLGDLGGLGNLDGLDTPTGGQTGLVDGDFATMFADGGSTRFDPESGMLTSTGPDGSVVETDLTHGARVNNPDGSTTFLDDGQLTTTFPDGSKQVINPDTGVATVTDAQGRTETVDLKDLNSSIPTNSSGIFDELGGLGDLGGLNGSGGGGGGGTTSRDVPLSELGLGGGQMTAGASGGSIPGASLDGMTTGQVAPLSDSVSAGAGTPLAAAGGAGGAPGAPGTPGTPGMPMGGGMGGMGAGGEKGNGERVRSVLVDAAEESERRTRRRRSPWNRQEDSDTFLSPASRVTTTGGDSPEQPAEPGRRPTTSADYLEEDADVWGTEEGGTPSVIGR, encoded by the coding sequence GTGCCCGATAGGTACGATTCCACATCCGTCGGCAACGTCGACAAGTACGAGGACGTCGGTGGAGCATCGTCCGACACCTGGGCCGGCCTGGTCACCCACATCACCGGTTATCCGGTACCCGACCGCGCCACCATCTTCGACAAGCTCCGCTCCGACCACGGCGGCAAGCTCTTCCGGATGGACATCAAGGAGCGCAGCCTCGGCCTGCTCGTCAAGGACTCCGGCTTCCTGCAGAACAAGGGCGAGGACTACGACATATGGTTCTTCGACAGCGGTAAGAAGCGCTCCATCATGCAGGCCCGAATCGTCTTCGAGGGGCGGGTGAAGGCCGGCGAGGAGGTCATCTTCGCCGGGACCGACTCCGACGACGTGAACAACGTCCAGGTCCGTGAGGGAAACGAGTTCACGGACTACAACAAGGACAAGATGAGCACCATCCCGCTTGCCCAGTACATGAACGGGCCGCGGGCAGCGCTTCTCGAACTGCTGACGGGCGACACGAAGAACGCCCGGTTCAGCAACCTCGGGGTGGCCGACGAGGCCGTGGTGGACCTGAACTCCTTCAATCGCACGGGGGAGTCCTTCGACTTCGCGGCCAAGTTCTTCAAGGACCAGGCGCCGCTGCTCAAGGACTGGGAGGACCGCTTCGGCCGTGACGACGCCAGCTGGAAGGGCGAGGCAGCGGACGTCTTCCGGAGCCTGCTGAAGAAGGTCCGCGAGAACTACGACAGCTACGTCGAGACCTTCAACTCCTCGCCCGGCACGGGGGACGAGGCCGGAACGGGTAACACGCTCTACTCGCGGGCGCTGTCGCTGGGACGCTCGTACCTGGTGGACGCCGCCAACACGCTGTTGGCGGCGTGGCTGAAGTGGGCGAAGTCCCCTTACTACGACCCGCACCGGGTGCTGCGCTACGTCCTGGACGACCTCGCCCAGTGGGTGGACGCCGAGAACGTGGCCAAGACGGAGATCAAGTCCTACACCAGCCGCTACTCGACGACCGTCAGCCACAGTCCGAAGGAAGGGTTCTCCCAGGTGCACCCCGACTACGGGGACCTCACCGACATCGCCAACTGGGCCAAGGTCGGCGACAAGGCGGTCGAGATCTGGAACAAGGGCGTCGACGATCTGCTGATCACCCCCGCCCGTCAGGTGCAGTCGACTCTGAACAACCACTTCCTCGACCTGGGCAAGGACTTCGCCGAGAGCGTGCCCAAGCCCAAGTCGACCAGCACGGCCTCCGAGGAGTACGAGAAGAAGAAGCTCGAGGAGGAGAAGGAGGAGATCAAGAAGGAGAACGAGGAGAACAAGAAGTACCAGGACGAGCTGCGGGAGGAACAGAGGCGGCAGCGCGAGGAGGACAAGAAGTACCAGGACGAGCTGCGCGAGGAACAGAGGCTTCAGCGCGAGGAGGACAAGAAGCTCCAGGACGAGCTGCGGAACGAGCAGAACCAGCAGCGCGACGAGGACAAGAAGTACCAGGACGAGCTGCGCGAGGAACAGAAGCGCGAACAGGAGGAGGCCAAGAAGCTCCAGGACGAGCTGCGGAACGAGCAGAACCAGCAGCGCGACGAGGACAAGAAGTACCAGGACGAGCTGCGCGAGGAACAGAAGCGCGAACAGGAGGAGGCCAAGCGGGAGGCCGAGGAGCAGCAGAAGATCGTGGAGGAGAGCCTCGGCGGCCTCAACGATCCGAACGCGGTCAACACGCAGAACCTCGACGACCTGTTCAACGTGCCGGTCACCGAGAGCAACGGTGATCTCGGCAACCTGAACAATCCGGGTGGTCCCGACGACCTCAACAACACGATCACCGAGGAGCTCGGCAACCTCGGCGACGTGAACAACCCCGGCGGTGACAACCAGACGCCCCTGGGGGTCACACCGCCCGTCTCCCAGAACCTCGGCAGTCTCGGCAACCTCAACGGTGGCCCCGGCGGCACGAAGAACGCCACGGACGCGGCCAACGAGGCCATCAGCCAGAACCTCGGCAGCCTCGGTGAACTGAACAGTGGTGCCGGTGGTTCCCTGGACACGCCGACCGGGGGCAGCACGCAGCTCGGTGAGAGCGGTCTGACGACGGACTTCCCGGACGGCAGCAGTTCGACGTTCGATCCGGACAGCGGTGTGCTGACCACCACGCATCCGGACGGCAGTGTCACCACGCAGGATCTGGGCAGCGGCGCGCGGGTGACGAACCCGGACGGGTCGGTGACCTCGCTGGGTGACGACGGGAAGCTGACGACGACGTTCCCCGACGGCACGAAGCAGGTCGTGGACCCGACGACCGGCCAGGCCGTCTCCACGGCCCCCGACGGCACCGTCACGACCGAGAACCTCGGCAGTCTCGGCAACCTGAACGGTGGGAACGGCGGCCTCGGGGACCTCGGCGACATCAACTCCTCACTGCCCACCGACTCGATCGGTGACCTGGGCAGCCTCGGTGATCTGAACAGCGGGGCCGGTGGTTCCCTGGACACGCCGACCGGGGGCAGCGTCGAGCTCGGTGAGAGCGGCCTGACGACGGACTTCCCGGACGGCAGCAGTTCGACGTTCGATCCGGACAGCGGTGAGCTGACCACCACGCATCCGGACGGCAGTGTCACCACGCAGGATCTGGGCGACCTCGGGCAGGTGACCAATCCGGACGGGTCGGTGACCTCGCTGGGTGACGACGGGAAGCTGACGACGACGTTCCCCGACGGCACGAAGCAGGTCGTGGACCCGACGACCGGCCAGGCCGTCTCCACGGCCCCCGACGGCACCGTCACGACCGAGAACCTCGGCAGTCTCGGCGACCTGAACAGCGGCAACGGCAGCCTCGGAGACCTGGGAGACCTGGGCGGGCTCGGGAACCTGGACGGTCTCGATACCCCGACGGGCGGGCAGACCGGGCTCGTCGACGGCGACTTCGCCACGATGTTCGCGGACGGTGGCTCGACGCGCTTCGATCCGGAGAGCGGGATGCTCACCAGTACCGGCCCGGACGGCTCCGTCGTGGAGACCGATCTCACCCACGGGGCGAGGGTGAACAACCCCGACGGCTCCACCACCTTCCTCGATGACGGCCAGCTGACCACCACCTTCCCGGACGGCTCCAAGCAGGTCATCAACCCGGACACCGGCGTCGCCACCGTCACCGATGCCCAGGGCAGGACCGAGACGGTGGATCTGAAGGATCTCAACTCGTCGATACCCACCAACAGTTCCGGCATCTTCGACGAGCTGGGCGGACTCGGTGACCTCGGTGGCCTCAACGGTTCCGGCGGGGGCGGCGGTGGCGGCACCACCAGCCGCGACGTGCCGCTGTCCGAACTGGGTCTCGGTGGTGGCCAGATGACCGCCGGCGCGTCGGGCGGCAGCATCCCGGGGGCCTCCTTGGACGGCATGACGACGGGCCAGGTCGCTCCCCTCTCCGACAGCGTCTCCGCCGGCGCGGGAACCCCCCTCGCCGCCGCCGGGGGCGCCGGAGGTGCGCCCGGTGCCCCCGGCACCCCCGGCACGCCAGGCATGCCGATGGGTGGCGGCATGGGCGGCATGGGCGCCGGCGGAGAGAAGGGCAACGGTGAGCGGGTGCGTTCCGTCCTGGTCGACGCGGCCGAGGAGAGCGAGCGCCGCACCCGCCGCCGGCGCAGCCCGTGGAACCGGCAGGAGGACAGCGACACCTTCCTCTCACCGGCCTCCCGGGTGACGACCACCGGCGGCGATTCCCCCGAGCAGCCGGCCGAACCGGGCCGCAGGCCCACCACGTCCGCCGACTACCTCGAGGAGGACGCGGACGTGTGGGGCACGGAGGAAGGCGGCACCCCGTCGGTGATCGGCCGGTGA
- a CDS encoding type VII secretion system-associated protein, with the protein MAGEKADVKHFDLKQMENFRDNEVQPVYTKAKKHREDGEAPNIRPLGDLIDGHTSPDNLVQGQQLLRIGKMATEALVSGPKLIEGVRTAAEAIDKLLGDQMELFKELQEALTDTIEEANKTKNKNLDAIDAQTLLQTFDEVDTLTSGSSETNET; encoded by the coding sequence ATGGCCGGTGAGAAGGCCGACGTCAAGCATTTCGACCTCAAGCAGATGGAGAACTTCCGGGACAACGAGGTGCAGCCTGTGTACACCAAGGCGAAGAAGCACCGGGAGGACGGCGAGGCGCCCAACATCCGGCCGCTCGGTGACCTCATCGACGGGCACACCAGCCCGGACAACCTCGTGCAGGGCCAGCAGCTTCTGCGCATCGGCAAGATGGCCACCGAGGCCCTGGTCTCGGGACCCAAGCTGATCGAAGGTGTCCGGACGGCGGCCGAGGCCATCGACAAGCTTCTCGGCGACCAGATGGAGCTCTTCAAGGAGCTGCAGGAAGCGCTCACCGACACCATCGAAGAGGCCAACAAGACCAAGAACAAGAACCTGGACGCCATCGACGCCCAGACGCTGCTGCAGACCTTCGACGAGGTCGACACGCTCACCAGCGGGTCTTCGGAGACGAACGAGACCTGA
- a CDS encoding WXG100 family type VII secretion target → MADGIIDVQYATVRNAIEELKGQTQQIITTLNNLEDELKPLVMSWEGDDQQMYRGVQAEWDQATKNMALLLGDSGELVQSIHDNHSRDERRSADNWGNVRAR, encoded by the coding sequence ATGGCCGACGGCATCATCGATGTGCAGTACGCCACGGTCCGGAACGCGATTGAGGAGCTGAAGGGCCAGACCCAGCAGATCATCACCACCCTCAACAACCTGGAGGACGAGCTGAAGCCGCTCGTCATGTCCTGGGAGGGTGACGACCAGCAGATGTACCGCGGAGTCCAGGCGGAGTGGGACCAGGCCACCAAGAACATGGCCCTGCTCCTGGGCGACAGCGGTGAACTGGTCCAGAGCATCCACGACAACCACTCCCGTGACGAGCGCAGGAGCGCCGACAACTGGGGCAACGTGCGAGCTCGCTGA
- the eccB gene encoding type VII secretion protein EccB, whose translation MQSKRDQVHAHGFMMGRLSSGLLTADPDAPESPLGRTTRGVVFGVLVTVLIGAGATVYGLLRPGGNDGWRDARNLVVNRDTGARYLWTGTDGVLHPVRNYASARLIGGSDLPTVDVATASLRDIPVGSPAGIPGAPDGLPGPGQLDEGAWHMCVTGPGGALASTSGAAGGTGVEKPGATTVVAGAPLDSRGVGADRGVLVRGPDRTEYLVWRGSRLALDRASDARTALGYGSEQAMPVSAAFLDALAPGPALKPPEVEGRGAEGPELGGEASRTGQLFKVSVPGGGSTYHLLRKDGLVPLTRLGAALVLGDPATQKDAYEGQSPEVRALGADALREHRAEGSGTAGSAELPETPPTPQSAPRGTALCAQVDGDNGGARIKSVLVPLAELAPVAVSEGTAQPLEAACVRTDVTVVRPGHGALVRALHASGAAHAGTTYLVAENGVKYRVSAKDSLAALGYAEKDISSVPAPMLAALPTGADLDPAAASGAAQPKVTAPRCGAEDPEEQGGERAEKGEAERVGQAAGEGAARAAGSTS comes from the coding sequence GTGCAGTCCAAGCGCGACCAGGTACACGCCCACGGATTCATGATGGGCAGGCTCAGCTCGGGCCTGCTGACGGCCGACCCGGACGCCCCGGAGAGCCCGCTCGGACGCACCACCCGGGGCGTGGTCTTCGGCGTGCTGGTGACGGTCCTGATCGGAGCGGGCGCCACCGTGTACGGGTTGCTGCGCCCCGGTGGCAACGACGGCTGGCGTGACGCGAGGAACCTGGTGGTCAACCGGGACACCGGAGCCCGCTACCTGTGGACCGGCACCGACGGCGTGCTGCACCCGGTGCGCAACTACGCCTCGGCACGCCTGATCGGCGGCTCGGACCTCCCGACCGTGGACGTCGCCACCGCGTCGCTGCGGGACATCCCCGTGGGGTCCCCGGCCGGCATACCCGGAGCGCCGGACGGCCTGCCCGGACCGGGACAACTCGACGAGGGCGCCTGGCACATGTGCGTCACCGGGCCGGGAGGAGCCCTGGCCAGCACCTCGGGTGCCGCAGGGGGAACCGGGGTGGAGAAGCCCGGAGCCACGACCGTGGTCGCCGGGGCGCCCCTGGACTCCCGCGGTGTCGGTGCCGACCGCGGGGTTCTCGTACGCGGCCCGGACCGTACCGAGTACCTTGTGTGGCGCGGCAGCAGGCTGGCGCTGGACCGCGCCTCCGACGCCCGTACCGCTCTCGGGTACGGCTCCGAGCAGGCCATGCCGGTCTCGGCGGCCTTCCTCGACGCCTTGGCTCCCGGGCCCGCCCTGAAGCCCCCCGAGGTCGAGGGACGCGGCGCCGAAGGACCCGAGCTCGGCGGTGAGGCCAGCCGGACGGGTCAGCTGTTCAAGGTCAGCGTGCCCGGCGGAGGCAGCACGTACCACCTGCTGCGGAAGGACGGCCTGGTGCCGCTGACCCGGCTCGGCGCCGCGCTCGTGCTGGGCGACCCGGCGACCCAGAAGGACGCCTACGAGGGGCAGTCGCCCGAGGTGCGTGCGCTCGGTGCCGACGCGCTGCGCGAGCACAGGGCCGAGGGCTCGGGCACGGCCGGATCCGCGGAGCTGCCCGAGACGCCGCCGACCCCGCAGTCGGCGCCGCGCGGCACCGCGCTGTGCGCGCAGGTGGACGGCGACAACGGCGGCGCGCGGATCAAGTCGGTGCTGGTACCGCTCGCCGAGCTCGCCCCGGTCGCCGTCTCGGAGGGAACCGCGCAGCCGCTCGAGGCGGCCTGTGTGAGGACGGACGTCACGGTGGTGCGTCCCGGTCACGGGGCGCTCGTCCGCGCCCTGCACGCGAGTGGCGCCGCGCACGCCGGCACCACCTACCTGGTGGCGGAGAACGGTGTGAAGTACCGGGTTTCGGCCAAGGACTCCCTGGCGGCGCTCGGCTACGCCGAGAAGGACATCAGCTCGGTCCCCGCACCCATGCTGGCAGCCCTCCCGACCGGCGCCGACCTCGATCCGGCAGCCGCGTCCGGTGCCGCGCAGCCCAAGGTCACGGCTCCGCGGTGCGGTGCCGAAGACCCGGAGGAGCAGGGCGGCGAGAGGGCCGAGAAGGGCGAAGCGGAGCGGGTGGGCCAGGCTGCCGGCGAGGGTGCGGCCAGGGCGGCCGGCTCCACGTCCTGA
- the eccCa gene encoding type VII secretion protein EccCa → MPEGQLTLQEPPVLAETVPDTSAIWTYLPMALMSVSMMLMFLRPGGGNGVFMYLAMGVMALSAGAMLLGQLMRRSSERKQRLKGERRDYLRYLAQIRKRVRATITEQQRALAWRHPEPASLRSLARTSRLWERRPADEDFGEIRLAVGEQQLALTLNPVSTRPVEDLEPLCAHALRRFVRAYSTIPGQPLGLYLRSSARVLLRPEEAPDQEASGPGGTPSGEAGEGPGGEAVRALVRAMLGQLAVFHAPEELWIAFCVSDERRPDWEWAKWLPHTLDPYEEDGAGQARRITADVTELDDLLGAEFAERPGFDPEARPGRDEPYTIVVLDGVSVPEGHRWEGHGYRNALALDISGSLRWRPGRNTLRLTVGSDQVSLVRTDRSRKERSVPLGRPDRLGLLGAESLARLITPRRMSLGTDIAQPMDTDVELTTLLGIPDLHRHDPQTLFNRHTGSARLRVPIAVGVDGRPVDLDIKESAQGGMGPHGMLIGATGSGKSELLRTLVLGLALTNSSETLNFILVDFKGGATFLGLEELPHTSAVITNLADEVALVERMQDALHGELIRRQELLRSAGNYTSALEYERARAGGTDLTPLPSLFVVVDEFSELLSAHREFMDLFVMIGRLGRSLGVHLLLASQRLDEGRMHQLESHLSYRIGLRTFSAMESRGVLGVPDAYELPAQPGSGYLKSGVEALTRFRAAYSSGTYGRRTGAVVQARVASQVVPWTSGWVVPRTLDPATEPEPEAEETGEEEALLDVALDRLRGSGPAAHRVWLPPLDEPSPLDVLLPGIAPDPERGLSAAGWSGTGRLRVPVGLVDKPFEQRRDPLVVDLSGAGGHVAVAGGSQSGKSTLARTLIAALALTHTPAEIQFYCLDFGGGGLSQLAALPHVGGVAARLNPERVHRTVAEVMTLLARREQFFVDHTLDSMQSYRRRRAAGEFPDEPFGDVFMVVDGWSTVRQDYDDLIPKFNELAARGLNYGIHLIITTTRWVELSAQVRDQAATRLELRMGDPMDSEIDTRKARSVPRSGGRGITADSKMHFLAGLPRLDGSGSLDDLGDGVTHLVAEISRHWTGAPAPQVRMLPHRLPVSDLPEPEATEGGGMRIPLGIDQDALEPVWHDFSRTPHLIVVGDTESGKTNLLRGITRNITTRYTPEEAKIIAVDYRRTLVDAIPEEYRIGHVISLDNLKETIEGAARAMKSRVPGADIAPARMRRCDWWTGPRLFVLVDDYDMVSGNSFQSPFEPLFENLTLGFEMGLHLVVARSAMGAGRGLSDGLIRRLDEANNPAVLLSCPPTEGRLFGDAKPLNLPPGRALHIARRRPRLMQTALIEESRSQD, encoded by the coding sequence ATGCCCGAAGGGCAATTGACCCTCCAGGAGCCGCCGGTCCTCGCCGAGACGGTGCCCGACACCTCGGCGATCTGGACCTATCTGCCGATGGCGCTGATGTCGGTCTCGATGATGCTGATGTTCCTGCGCCCCGGCGGCGGGAACGGCGTCTTCATGTACCTGGCGATGGGCGTCATGGCGCTCTCCGCCGGTGCCATGCTGCTGGGTCAGCTGATGCGGCGCTCCAGTGAGCGCAAGCAGCGCCTGAAGGGTGAACGCCGCGACTACCTGCGGTACCTGGCCCAGATCCGCAAGCGGGTCCGCGCCACCATCACGGAGCAGCAGCGGGCGCTCGCCTGGCGCCACCCGGAGCCCGCGTCGCTTCGCTCACTGGCCCGCACCTCGCGACTGTGGGAGCGGCGCCCGGCCGACGAGGACTTCGGCGAGATCCGTCTCGCGGTCGGCGAGCAGCAGCTCGCACTCACCCTGAACCCGGTCTCCACCCGGCCGGTCGAGGACCTCGAACCCCTCTGCGCGCACGCCCTGCGCCGCTTCGTCCGCGCCTACTCCACCATCCCCGGGCAGCCCCTCGGCCTCTACCTGCGTTCGTCGGCCCGGGTCCTGCTGCGCCCCGAGGAGGCGCCCGACCAGGAAGCCTCCGGGCCGGGCGGCACCCCGTCCGGGGAGGCGGGCGAGGGCCCCGGCGGGGAAGCGGTGCGTGCCCTGGTGCGCGCCATGCTCGGCCAGTTGGCGGTGTTCCACGCGCCCGAGGAGCTGTGGATCGCCTTCTGCGTCAGCGACGAGCGGCGGCCCGACTGGGAATGGGCCAAGTGGCTCCCGCACACGCTGGACCCGTACGAGGAGGACGGCGCCGGACAGGCCCGCCGGATCACCGCCGACGTCACCGAACTCGACGACCTCCTGGGTGCCGAGTTCGCCGAACGCCCCGGCTTCGACCCGGAAGCGCGCCCCGGCCGCGACGAGCCCTACACGATCGTCGTCCTGGACGGCGTCTCCGTGCCCGAGGGCCACCGCTGGGAGGGACACGGCTACCGCAACGCCCTGGCCCTCGACATATCCGGGTCGCTGCGCTGGCGCCCCGGCCGCAACACCCTGAGGCTGACCGTGGGCTCCGACCAGGTGAGCCTGGTGCGCACCGACCGCAGCCGCAAGGAGCGCTCGGTGCCGCTCGGCCGGCCCGACCGGCTCGGCCTCCTCGGCGCGGAGTCGCTGGCCCGGCTGATCACCCCCCGCCGGATGAGCCTGGGCACCGACATCGCGCAGCCGATGGACACGGACGTGGAGCTGACCACGCTGCTCGGCATCCCCGACCTGCACCGGCACGACCCGCAGACCCTCTTCAACCGTCACACGGGCTCCGCACGGCTTCGGGTACCGATCGCGGTCGGCGTGGACGGCCGCCCCGTGGACCTCGACATCAAGGAGTCCGCGCAGGGCGGCATGGGCCCGCACGGCATGCTCATCGGAGCCACCGGCTCCGGCAAGAGCGAACTCCTGCGCACGCTCGTCCTGGGGCTCGCCCTGACCAACTCCTCCGAGACCCTCAACTTCATCCTGGTCGACTTCAAGGGTGGAGCCACCTTCCTCGGGCTGGAGGAACTCCCGCACACCTCCGCCGTCATCACCAACCTCGCCGACGAGGTCGCCCTGGTCGAGCGTATGCAGGACGCCCTGCACGGCGAACTGATCCGGCGTCAGGAGCTGCTGCGCTCCGCCGGCAACTACACCTCCGCCCTGGAGTACGAGCGCGCCCGCGCCGGGGGGACGGACCTCACCCCGCTGCCCAGTCTCTTCGTGGTGGTCGACGAGTTCAGTGAGCTGCTGTCCGCGCACCGGGAGTTCATGGACCTGTTCGTGATGATCGGCCGGCTCGGCCGCTCCCTCGGGGTGCATCTGCTGCTGGCCTCGCAGCGCCTGGACGAGGGCCGCATGCACCAGCTCGAGAGCCACCTGTCGTACCGCATCGGTCTGCGTACCTTCTCCGCCATGGAGAGCCGCGGCGTACTCGGCGTCCCGGACGCCTACGAGCTGCCTGCCCAGCCGGGCAGCGGCTACCTGAAGTCCGGGGTGGAGGCCCTCACACGGTTCCGCGCCGCCTACTCGTCCGGGACGTACGGGCGCCGCACCGGTGCGGTCGTCCAGGCCCGGGTGGCCAGCCAGGTGGTGCCGTGGACCAGCGGCTGGGTGGTGCCGCGCACCTTGGACCCGGCCACCGAGCCGGAGCCGGAGGCCGAGGAGACGGGCGAGGAGGAGGCCCTGCTCGACGTGGCCCTCGACCGGCTGCGCGGTTCCGGCCCCGCCGCCCACCGGGTGTGGCTGCCGCCGCTGGACGAGCCCTCCCCGCTGGACGTCCTGCTGCCCGGCATCGCCCCCGACCCGGAGCGCGGCCTCAGCGCCGCCGGGTGGTCCGGCACCGGACGGCTGCGGGTCCCGGTCGGCCTCGTGGACAAGCCCTTCGAGCAGCGCCGCGACCCGCTGGTCGTGGACCTCTCCGGAGCCGGCGGGCACGTCGCCGTCGCGGGCGGTTCGCAGAGCGGCAAGTCCACACTCGCCCGCACGCTCATCGCCGCCCTGGCCCTCACCCACACACCCGCCGAGATCCAGTTCTACTGCCTCGACTTCGGCGGTGGCGGTCTCTCGCAGCTCGCCGCCCTTCCGCACGTCGGCGGGGTCGCGGCACGGCTCAACCCGGAGCGGGTGCACCGTACCGTCGCCGAGGTGATGACGCTCCTCGCCCGCCGCGAGCAGTTCTTCGTGGACCACACGCTCGACTCCATGCAGTCCTACCGTCGCCGCCGGGCCGCCGGGGAGTTCCCCGACGAGCCGTTCGGCGACGTGTTCATGGTGGTCGACGGCTGGTCCACGGTCCGTCAGGACTACGACGACCTGATCCCGAAGTTCAACGAACTCGCCGCCCGGGGGCTCAACTACGGCATCCACCTGATCATCACCACCACGCGCTGGGTGGAGCTGTCGGCCCAGGTCCGTGACCAGGCGGCCACCCGCCTCGAACTGCGGATGGGTGACCCGATGGACTCCGAGATCGACACCCGCAAGGCCCGCTCGGTGCCGCGCAGCGGTGGACGCGGCATCACCGCGGACAGCAAGATGCACTTCCTCGCCGGGCTGCCCCGGCTGGACGGAAGCGGCTCCCTGGACGACCTCGGCGACGGGGTCACGCACCTGGTCGCGGAGATCTCCCGGCACTGGACGGGCGCACCCGCGCCTCAGGTCCGGATGCTGCCGCACAGGCTCCCGGTATCCGATCTCCCGGAGCCCGAGGCCACCGAGGGCGGGGGCATGCGTATCCCGCTGGGCATCGACCAGGACGCGCTGGAACCGGTCTGGCACGACTTCAGCCGTACACCGCACCTGATCGTGGTCGGTGACACGGAGAGCGGCAAGACCAACCTGCTGCGCGGCATCACCAGGAACATCACCACCCGCTACACCCCGGAGGAGGCGAAGATCATCGCGGTGGACTACCGCCGCACCCTGGTCGACGCCATTCCCGAGGAGTACCGCATCGGGCACGTGATCTCCTTGGACAACCTCAAGGAGACGATCGAGGGCGCGGCCCGCGCGATGAAGTCCCGTGTCCCGGGCGCCGACATCGCGCCCGCCCGGATGCGCAGGTGCGACTGGTGGACCGGTCCCCGCCTGTTCGTCCTGGTCGACGACTACGACATGGTCTCCGGAAACTCCTTCCAGAGCCCCTTCGAACCGCTCTTCGAGAATCTGACCCTGGGCTTCGAGATGGGTCTGCACCTGGTCGTCGCCCGCAGTGCCATGGGTGCCGGCCGTGGCCTCAGCGACGGGCTCATCCGCCGCCTCGACGAGGCCAACAACCCCGCGGTCCTGCTCTCCTGCCCGCCCACCGAGGGCCGTCTCTTCGGCGACGCGAAGCCCCTCAACCTCCCGCCCGGCCGGGCCCTCCACATCGCCCGCCGCCGGCCGCGTCTCATGCAGACGGCGCTGATCGAGGAGAGCCGGAGCCAGGACTGA